A genomic stretch from uncultured Pseudodesulfovibrio sp. includes:
- the lpxI gene encoding UDP-2,3-diacylglucosamine diphosphatase LpxI (LpxI, functionally equivalent to LpxH, replaces it in LPS biosynthesis in a minority of bacteria.) codes for MPEPIKTIGLIAGGMQFPVLVAQGVKAKGHKLVVAGFTGHTNMDVVPLADVWMELKLGKLNKLINYLKSNGVENVIMAGTIEKPKVMDIRHLDMRAVKLVLGKKNRGDSALLSLISSEFDKEGMRVVPAHEFLPELLTPEGVLTSREPDEREWSDLRFSWKIAKELGRMDVGQCLIVREGIVAAVEALEGTDAAIRRGCEFGGSGCVVVKVFKPGQQEEVDLPSLGMDTLKIMAEGKATCLGIEAGKSLFFDREATLDFADKAGISIVGLRSDFPADLS; via the coding sequence ATGCCAGAACCCATCAAGACAATAGGTCTCATAGCAGGGGGAATGCAGTTCCCCGTTCTTGTTGCCCAAGGAGTTAAAGCCAAGGGACACAAACTTGTTGTGGCTGGCTTTACCGGACACACCAATATGGACGTTGTTCCCCTTGCTGATGTCTGGATGGAACTTAAGCTCGGCAAATTGAATAAACTGATCAATTATCTCAAGTCCAACGGCGTTGAAAATGTGATCATGGCGGGGACTATTGAGAAGCCGAAGGTTATGGATATCAGGCATCTGGATATGAGGGCAGTAAAATTGGTGCTTGGCAAAAAGAATCGGGGAGATTCAGCTTTGCTCAGCCTTATTTCCAGTGAGTTTGATAAAGAAGGCATGCGTGTTGTTCCCGCGCATGAATTCTTGCCGGAACTGCTGACTCCAGAAGGGGTACTGACCAGTCGAGAACCAGACGAAAGAGAATGGAGTGATCTTCGTTTTTCATGGAAGATAGCCAAAGAACTCGGACGGATGGATGTGGGACAATGTCTTATTGTTCGTGAAGGCATTGTCGCTGCAGTTGAGGCTCTTGAGGGTACGGACGCCGCCATCCGACGAGGATGTGAATTTGGTGGCAGTGGGTGTGTCGTGGTCAAAGTTTTCAAGCCGGGCCAACAAGAAGAAGTTGATCTTCCAAGTTTGGGAATGGATACACTCAAAATTATGGCTGAAGGCAAGGCGACCTGTCTTGGCATTGAGGCCGGTAAAAGCCTTTTCTTTGATAGAGAAGCGACTCTTGATTTTGCAGATAAAGCCGGTATTTCTATTGTCGGCCTGCGTTCTGATTTTCCTGCCGATTTGTCATGA
- a CDS encoding ARMT1-like domain-containing protein, whose translation MNTALDCMPCFMKMAVREARLACPDDIALQHDIVMSWGKTLAELDLNDPPPAIARHLAELVRTKTGCGDLYRDDKDEANKCVAALLPDLEARIAQEIKREDGDALALALELAIIGNYIDRGVEIEFDLEKEIANVAGTISPEVLATLKRDVFPGAKVLILGDNTGEIVLDKLLVKEFIRIGCDVTFAVRSHPVINDATIEDAVTVGMTQLCQVVESGVDTPGTILDRCSPEFLKTMEQADVILAKGQGNFESLEGRWPGIYCAFKVKCKRVAERTGLDFGASAFYLTKQDEMDGGDGGVPNACSD comes from the coding sequence ATGAATACTGCTCTGGATTGTATGCCTTGTTTTATGAAAATGGCTGTTCGGGAAGCTCGACTAGCCTGTCCTGATGACATTGCTCTACAGCATGATATAGTTATGTCCTGGGGAAAAACATTGGCCGAACTTGATCTGAACGATCCGCCGCCTGCCATCGCACGCCATTTAGCCGAGTTGGTTCGTACCAAAACCGGATGCGGCGATCTCTATCGCGATGATAAAGATGAAGCCAATAAATGTGTGGCTGCCCTCCTGCCTGATCTTGAAGCGCGTATAGCTCAGGAAATTAAGCGGGAAGACGGTGACGCACTGGCCCTTGCTCTCGAACTCGCGATAATTGGCAACTATATCGACAGAGGGGTCGAAATCGAATTCGACCTGGAAAAAGAAATTGCCAATGTTGCAGGTACGATCTCACCAGAAGTGCTCGCCACCCTGAAACGAGATGTTTTTCCTGGTGCCAAGGTTCTTATTCTTGGCGATAACACAGGAGAGATTGTCCTGGATAAACTTTTGGTTAAAGAGTTTATCCGAATTGGCTGTGATGTAACCTTTGCAGTCCGTTCTCATCCCGTTATTAACGATGCAACCATTGAAGACGCCGTGACTGTCGGAATGACGCAATTGTGCCAGGTTGTGGAGAGCGGAGTGGACACTCCCGGGACCATCCTTGATCGGTGCAGCCCTGAATTTTTAAAGACTATGGAACAGGCAGACGTGATTCTTGCCAAAGGGCAAGGGAATTTCGAGTCGCTTGAAGGACGTTGGCCAGGCATTTATTGTGCTTTTAAGGTCAAGTGCAAGCGGGTTGCTGAAAGAACAGGTCTGGACTTCGGCGCCAGTGCTTTTTATCTAACAAAACAAGACGAAATGGACGGTGGGGACGGAGGAGTCCCGAATGCGTGTAGCGATTAA
- a CDS encoding AsmA family protein produces MRVAIKRLLLLLVELCVALFFGVTVALFWLSYYIDTDDFRTACTQRLGTVLERKVHLSGEFNIVVWPNLALEVTGLTIDEAPAFGAGVAAEFDTVHIMIELLPLFSKQLEIESVVVEGMRGSVVYGETGQFNWQTIFASVDKNGGGASSTLLDGWELSVEAVEIINAEILYYDTPTQSEYLLSGIDLKTGMVRPGEGVPFSVNSDFSWAEQGLSSALTLQGVVCVSTDGSEVSLKDASVNATVSGDFLPEGSAPGELTAYLDVDWKKRSIGLRDLQVLFFGLRAEGDLKSGNLSKGFTAEGLLTVHPFVPSELLVKHAPSLPVDKVQGLKSSAVTTFVRVSEKGVQFDELALTLDDVTVRGKLGFTGYSKPVFDFALRGNTIDLDHYLPLFVTGTPFVWDDFNLNFFKKFNGSGTLRADGLTVSGIDLSDIRLNVAAEDSKISLSVESAQHELTALTGMMDVTIGSSFETDIPTLAVETRIHAQSPERGFALLQHPPVSVGGSGQCSISASVSPIKCPPNERSISILRHLKGTIALSLGKGVSRYEEKTGASRTLQYSNAEVSVNVVPVEGTTETEWKSLVNAVVKTTGGEDVEMLTLMAQGPLAVGLDDGEVQSSGMAVNGHMFSSLFPKEAKRVTANGVIAFDSKNGTMELSEGFLRILETTVVGSARVMDLHGQFKGKGNLSIPGANPKRIIYLLSGKVLNTNDREALTKAVLETQFSLDENGFVLSELRGELDGMQITGDLRGTGFKNPMLAFALTAGEFDLDRYLPSSRKPDPLTGVSPKAEAVPLPLKFLRALRLNGKASFDAFTLAKIRATGLTGQLKADEGHIHVSNAKGQLYDGALTGDWKGNISEISLSTELALDVKDMQTGPFMADVAKRDYIRGTTSADIVLKSRGATDDDILANLAGTTTIRTTNGSFKFTGYSAKSQQISAKKSTDTVSKDVQQRELPRTPFQKAVMDFTISKGVFTVDKFRVEAPPVLQSRGEGSFSLPDNSIKLSIQNDFVVVPSVTLELVGKLTDPQVKIPTGKILHDTVYNILSIPKTSFEFLRDLF; encoded by the coding sequence ATGCGTGTAGCGATTAAACGATTGCTTCTTCTCCTTGTGGAGTTGTGTGTTGCCCTTTTTTTTGGGGTGACCGTCGCTTTGTTTTGGCTTTCTTATTATATTGATACCGATGATTTTCGGACTGCCTGCACCCAACGGTTGGGGACTGTACTTGAAAGAAAAGTGCACCTCTCCGGAGAATTCAACATTGTTGTCTGGCCGAATCTTGCGCTCGAAGTTACAGGGTTGACCATCGACGAAGCTCCTGCTTTTGGAGCCGGGGTAGCTGCTGAGTTTGATACTGTTCACATAATGATAGAACTGCTGCCGTTATTCTCAAAGCAGCTTGAAATCGAATCTGTTGTTGTGGAAGGCATGCGGGGTTCTGTTGTTTACGGAGAAACGGGGCAGTTTAATTGGCAAACCATTTTTGCTAGCGTGGACAAGAATGGCGGAGGGGCATCGTCCACTTTGCTAGATGGATGGGAATTGTCTGTTGAGGCCGTCGAGATAATTAATGCGGAAATTCTTTATTACGATACTCCCACCCAGAGCGAATACCTATTGAGCGGAATTGATCTGAAAACCGGCATGGTTCGGCCGGGAGAGGGTGTCCCGTTTTCTGTGAACAGTGATTTTTCATGGGCTGAACAGGGCCTTTCATCCGCATTGACATTGCAGGGTGTTGTTTGCGTGTCTACGGACGGTTCCGAAGTCTCGTTGAAAGATGCCTCTGTGAACGCAACCGTTTCGGGGGATTTTCTGCCTGAGGGTTCAGCCCCAGGTGAGTTGACGGCGTATCTCGACGTGGATTGGAAAAAACGTTCTATCGGGTTGCGTGATTTGCAGGTTCTCTTCTTTGGTCTTCGTGCTGAAGGTGATTTAAAGAGTGGGAATCTGAGCAAAGGGTTTACAGCTGAGGGACTTTTAACAGTTCATCCGTTTGTCCCCTCTGAATTGTTGGTTAAGCACGCTCCTTCATTGCCTGTGGATAAGGTGCAAGGCCTGAAAAGCAGTGCTGTGACGACGTTCGTGCGCGTGTCGGAGAAAGGTGTTCAGTTCGATGAGCTGGCCTTGACGCTTGACGATGTCACCGTGCGAGGGAAATTGGGTTTCACCGGCTATTCAAAGCCTGTGTTTGATTTTGCTTTGCGTGGAAACACCATTGATCTCGATCATTATCTTCCGCTTTTCGTGACCGGGACGCCTTTTGTCTGGGATGATTTCAATTTGAATTTTTTTAAAAAATTCAACGGAAGCGGGACGCTACGAGCGGATGGCTTGACTGTCTCGGGAATCGATCTTTCCGATATACGTCTTAACGTGGCTGCTGAAGATTCAAAAATATCCTTATCCGTTGAATCTGCTCAACACGAATTGACAGCTTTAACTGGCATGATGGATGTGACTATAGGCAGTTCTTTTGAAACGGATATTCCGACGCTAGCTGTTGAAACGCGTATACACGCTCAGTCTCCTGAGCGTGGGTTTGCCCTGTTGCAACATCCTCCTGTTTCCGTCGGCGGGTCAGGTCAATGTTCCATATCGGCGTCAGTTTCTCCAATTAAATGCCCTCCGAATGAGCGGTCCATTTCCATCTTGCGTCATTTAAAAGGTACAATTGCGTTGTCGTTGGGCAAAGGTGTCTCCCGTTACGAGGAAAAAACTGGAGCAAGCCGAACGTTGCAATATTCAAATGCCGAAGTGAGCGTGAACGTGGTTCCAGTCGAGGGCACCACCGAGACTGAGTGGAAGAGCCTTGTCAATGCCGTGGTCAAGACAACCGGTGGGGAAGATGTCGAAATGCTTACATTGATGGCCCAAGGCCCATTGGCCGTGGGACTTGATGATGGTGAAGTGCAAAGCTCTGGGATGGCTGTTAACGGGCACATGTTTTCTTCTCTGTTTCCTAAAGAAGCCAAGCGGGTTACGGCGAACGGTGTCATTGCTTTTGATTCGAAAAACGGGACCATGGAGTTGTCGGAGGGCTTTTTACGGATATTGGAAACTACGGTGGTCGGTTCGGCCCGGGTGATGGATTTGCACGGGCAGTTCAAGGGAAAGGGGAATCTCTCTATTCCTGGTGCTAATCCCAAGCGAATTATTTATTTATTGTCGGGCAAGGTTCTGAATACAAACGATAGAGAGGCTTTGACCAAGGCTGTGCTTGAGACTCAATTTTCTCTGGATGAAAATGGTTTTGTGTTGAGTGAATTACGTGGGGAACTCGACGGTATGCAGATCACGGGGGATCTGAGAGGAACCGGATTCAAAAATCCCATGCTTGCCTTTGCCCTGACTGCCGGAGAATTCGACCTGGATCGGTATCTTCCTTCGTCTCGCAAGCCGGATCCACTTACAGGTGTAAGCCCGAAAGCAGAAGCGGTTCCTCTTCCTTTGAAGTTCCTTCGCGCTCTTCGACTTAACGGCAAAGCCTCTTTTGACGCATTTACTCTAGCCAAAATACGCGCAACCGGACTAACGGGCCAACTCAAAGCTGACGAAGGGCATATTCATGTTTCAAATGCGAAAGGACAACTTTATGACGGAGCACTTACTGGCGACTGGAAAGGGAACATCAGCGAGATATCATTAAGCACCGAGCTTGCTCTTGATGTGAAAGACATGCAGACCGGACCTTTCATGGCGGATGTAGCCAAACGTGATTATATTCGTGGTACAACCTCTGCTGATATTGTCCTCAAAAGTCGTGGGGCAACTGATGATGACATTCTGGCCAATCTTGCAGGGACTACAACGATACGGACAACCAACGGATCGTTCAAATTTACTGGATACTCAGCGAAGTCTCAGCAAATCTCCGCAAAAAAATCGACCGATACCGTAAGTAAGGATGTCCAACAGCGGGAATTGCCTCGAACTCCATTCCAGAAAGCTGTTATGGATTTTACGATCAGCAAAGGAGTTTTCACCGTGGACAAGTTCCGGGTTGAAGCTCCGCCGGTTCTTCAATCCCGTGGGGAAGGGAGTTTTAGTTTACCGGACAACTCCATAAAGCTATCGATTCAGAATGATTTTGTGGTTGTTCCAAGTGTAACCCTTGAGTTGGTCGGTAAACTGACGGATCCACAGGTGAAGATCCCCACAGGGAAAATTCTTCATGACACCGTCTACAATATTTTGAGCATACCGAAGACGTCTTTTGAATTCTTACGAGATCTTTTCTAA
- a CDS encoding YhjD/YihY/BrkB family envelope integrity protein encodes MSAARLEKTSRSVKRHFVEGIWVRNTPETPTYVRLWRGASRLLYLIGFGFIKDQTVIRAAALTFTTILSIVPFLAVAFSISKGFGLQNTDFIRTLILKLTTGRVEVADKIIEYIDRTNVQALGWVGVATLLFTVFSLIGTTEKAFNTIWNVTKGRSPWRKIADFFPVILICPLVLIIASSFNVSLQQQQMMTSLLSVEAVGFLETAFLKVTPYILISLAFTFMYAFIPYTRVDMVAALVGGVVGGVLWQMAQWLYINWQIGAAKYNAIYGSFAQLPLLLIWIYISWLIVLLGSEVSYSWQNINSFVKQRYFGEATPYERQKIAVLMMIVLAKRFYAGKPLPSVEELSDGLMAPATLVSDLFNLLQKAGYTVLADVKGCELYAPARALDDIRVLDIIRVVNMDGEHRVFEEFDQKFGFLDKLLGTLAEDTSQSEANLTLLDCAEQYSSSILGLAPEDELMGTCSLTSV; translated from the coding sequence ATGAGTGCAGCCAGACTGGAAAAGACATCAAGAAGCGTGAAACGACATTTTGTTGAGGGTATCTGGGTTCGAAACACCCCGGAAACACCGACTTATGTCCGTTTGTGGCGAGGCGCCAGTCGGCTTCTCTACCTGATCGGATTTGGCTTTATCAAGGATCAAACCGTTATTCGTGCGGCTGCCCTGACATTTACCACCATATTGTCGATAGTGCCGTTTCTTGCAGTAGCATTTTCCATTTCCAAAGGGTTTGGGTTGCAGAATACAGATTTTATTCGGACTCTCATTCTCAAATTAACCACAGGACGGGTGGAAGTCGCTGACAAGATAATCGAATATATAGACCGAACCAATGTACAAGCCTTGGGTTGGGTTGGTGTCGCGACACTCCTCTTTACGGTGTTCTCTCTCATCGGAACGACGGAAAAGGCGTTTAATACTATTTGGAATGTTACCAAAGGGCGTTCTCCCTGGCGTAAGATTGCTGATTTTTTCCCGGTTATTCTGATTTGCCCTCTCGTGCTGATTATTGCATCGAGCTTTAACGTCAGTCTTCAGCAGCAACAGATGATGACCAGTCTTTTGAGTGTGGAGGCTGTCGGCTTCCTTGAAACAGCATTCCTTAAAGTGACGCCGTATATACTTATTTCATTGGCTTTCACGTTCATGTACGCTTTTATTCCATATACGCGTGTGGATATGGTTGCTGCCCTAGTCGGCGGTGTCGTTGGTGGGGTGCTTTGGCAGATGGCTCAATGGCTGTATATCAATTGGCAGATCGGGGCAGCAAAATATAACGCAATTTACGGCAGTTTCGCCCAACTGCCACTTTTGCTGATCTGGATATATATAAGCTGGCTGATTGTTCTACTTGGCTCAGAGGTGAGTTACAGTTGGCAAAATATTAATTCTTTCGTGAAACAGCGGTATTTCGGCGAAGCCACACCGTATGAGCGGCAGAAAATTGCTGTCTTGATGATGATCGTACTCGCCAAGAGATTCTATGCGGGCAAGCCCCTGCCGTCAGTCGAAGAGCTTTCAGACGGTCTCATGGCGCCGGCGACATTGGTGTCGGATTTGTTCAACCTGCTGCAAAAGGCAGGGTATACGGTGCTGGCCGATGTGAAGGGGTGTGAGTTGTACGCTCCGGCCAGAGCATTGGATGATATCCGTGTGCTGGACATTATCCGGGTTGTCAACATGGATGGTGAGCACCGGGTCTTCGAGGAATTCGATCAGAAGTTCGGTTTTCTGGACAAACTGCTCGGTACCTTGGCTGAAGACACCAGTCAGAGTGAGGCGAACCTCACTCTGCTTGATTGCGCAGAGCAGTATTCCTCGTCAATTCTTGGCCTTGCGCCTGAAGACGAACTCATGGGAACCTGCTCCCTTACATCGGTCTGA